From a region of the Candidatus Sysuiplasma jiujiangense genome:
- the gyrA gene encoding DNA gyrase subunit A, which yields MTDGSISPEPAPNRIINRPIEIEMRKAYIDYAMSVIVGRALPDVRDGLKPVHRKILFGMNELGANAGRAHKKSARIVGEVLGKYHPHSDIAIYDALVRMAQTFSMRYPLIDGQGNFGSIDGDTAAAMRYTECRLSRIAEEMLQDIEKETVRMVDNFDATLREPEILPSKFPNLLVNGTSGIAVGMATNMPPHNLGEVVDGMKHLIDNPEADLSQLMQFIKGPDFPTGGTVYGLSGLVDAYTSGRGRITVRAKTHIEEEEGRKKIIVDEIPYQVNKSAMLEDIARLVKEKRVEGISDLRDESDRSGMRIVIELKRDAIEDVVLNQLFTHSQMEVTFGIINIALVNNEPKVLSLRELMRNFIDFRREIVRKRTEFELKQARARMHIVEGLMVAIENIDRMIDIIRKSTSGEEARLRLMDVSDWSTVPLINRPEQTRGFSLSEEQAKAILDMRLQKLTGLEMDGVRTEYSGLIARIEDYTRTLGDETRILTIIKTELDEIKEKYGDKRLTEINSEGLEMTIEDLIPDEEVVVTVTSRGYVKRVPLATYEQQHRGGKGLAGVDTHEEDYVVDMFVASTHNYILFITNRGRAYWLKTYAIPAGSRHSPGRPIVNLLPRLEEGEKVIDNIPLKSFDEGHYLLFATKRGKVKKTSLMAYSHVRAMGIIAVGLEEGDEVIGTVLTDASQDVVLATRNGYVIRFGERDVRPMGRQAAGVRGIRLREGDEVVSMECSSSEGNVLLTVTENGYGKPSWVGEYRKMRRGGKGVITIKTTERNGKVVAVRAFNSGDEVLLTSESGMVIRVPIDDIRVMGRNTQGVSIMKLESGDRVTAMTRLVGSEMEERVMKEGEQEEMMKKTLSREPPADTKPLPDSKLIEPKEKETDE from the coding sequence ATGACAGACGGAAGCATTTCACCGGAGCCTGCACCGAACAGGATAATCAACAGGCCGATTGAAATCGAGATGCGGAAGGCTTACATCGATTATGCGATGAGCGTCATTGTGGGAAGGGCACTGCCCGATGTACGGGACGGACTGAAGCCCGTTCACAGGAAAATACTGTTTGGAATGAATGAGCTTGGCGCCAATGCGGGAAGGGCACACAAGAAAAGCGCGAGGATTGTCGGAGAGGTGCTCGGCAAGTATCATCCTCACAGTGACATCGCAATCTACGATGCGCTGGTCAGGATGGCACAGACCTTTTCAATGCGGTACCCTCTCATAGACGGCCAGGGAAACTTCGGCAGCATTGACGGTGATACGGCAGCCGCAATGAGATACACTGAGTGCAGGCTTTCGCGAATTGCGGAAGAAATGCTGCAGGACATAGAGAAGGAAACAGTCAGAATGGTTGACAATTTCGATGCAACGCTCAGGGAGCCGGAGATCCTGCCCTCAAAGTTCCCGAACCTGCTCGTGAACGGGACAAGCGGAATTGCGGTCGGCATGGCGACCAACATGCCTCCGCACAACCTCGGAGAGGTAGTTGACGGAATGAAGCACCTCATAGATAATCCAGAGGCTGATCTTTCGCAGCTGATGCAATTCATCAAGGGACCCGACTTTCCGACCGGTGGCACAGTATACGGTCTCAGCGGACTTGTCGATGCCTACACTTCCGGCAGAGGCAGGATAACAGTCAGGGCAAAGACACATATCGAGGAGGAGGAAGGCAGAAAGAAGATCATCGTGGACGAAATACCGTACCAGGTGAACAAGAGTGCAATGCTCGAGGACATTGCGCGCCTTGTCAAGGAGAAACGTGTCGAGGGCATCTCCGATCTCAGGGACGAATCGGACAGAAGCGGGATGAGAATTGTAATCGAACTGAAGAGGGATGCGATAGAGGACGTTGTTCTGAATCAGCTTTTCACGCACAGCCAGATGGAAGTCACCTTTGGCATAATCAACATCGCACTTGTCAACAATGAGCCCAAGGTGCTTTCGCTAAGGGAGCTCATGCGCAACTTCATCGATTTCCGCAGGGAAATAGTGAGGAAGAGAACGGAATTCGAGCTGAAGCAGGCAAGGGCGAGGATGCACATTGTTGAAGGGCTGATGGTTGCGATAGAGAACATCGACAGGATGATAGACATCATCAGAAAATCAACTTCAGGCGAAGAGGCAAGACTCAGGCTGATGGATGTTTCAGACTGGTCCACAGTCCCGCTGATAAACCGGCCTGAGCAGACTCGGGGATTCAGCCTTTCGGAGGAACAGGCAAAGGCAATACTGGACATGAGACTGCAGAAGCTCACTGGTCTTGAGATGGACGGGGTGCGGACGGAGTACAGCGGTCTGATCGCAAGGATAGAGGATTACACCAGAACGCTGGGCGATGAAACAAGGATACTCACAATCATAAAAACAGAACTGGACGAAATCAAGGAGAAGTACGGTGACAAACGCCTCACTGAAATAAATTCCGAGGGACTTGAGATGACCATAGAGGACCTCATTCCCGACGAGGAGGTTGTTGTCACAGTGACCAGCAGGGGTTACGTGAAACGCGTCCCTCTGGCAACATACGAACAGCAGCACAGAGGGGGCAAGGGTCTTGCCGGCGTGGATACACATGAAGAGGACTACGTTGTGGACATGTTCGTGGCATCAACGCACAATTACATACTGTTCATAACAAACAGGGGCAGGGCCTACTGGCTTAAAACATATGCCATACCCGCAGGATCGCGCCACAGCCCGGGCAGACCGATCGTGAATCTTCTTCCACGCCTCGAGGAAGGCGAGAAGGTTATTGACAACATACCGCTCAAATCGTTCGACGAGGGGCACTATCTGCTGTTCGCCACAAAGAGAGGGAAGGTCAAGAAGACATCACTGATGGCATATTCGCACGTGAGGGCCATGGGAATAATTGCGGTTGGCCTTGAGGAAGGAGACGAAGTTATCGGCACCGTTCTCACGGACGCCAGCCAGGACGTTGTGCTCGCCACAAGGAACGGTTACGTCATCAGGTTCGGAGAGAGAGACGTAAGACCGATGGGAAGACAGGCGGCAGGGGTCAGGGGCATAAGGCTGCGCGAAGGGGACGAGGTGGTGAGCATGGAATGCTCTTCCAGCGAAGGGAATGTGCTTCTCACGGTAACCGAAAACGGATACGGCAAACCGTCGTGGGTGGGCGAATACAGAAAGATGAGACGCGGCGGAAAGGGCGTAATAACAATAAAGACCACCGAGAGAAACGGGAAGGTCGTCGCTGTCAGGGCATTCAATTCCGGTGACGAAGTACTGCTCACATCGGAAAGCGGGATGGTCATACGTGTACCCATAGACGACATAAGGGTCATGGGGAGAAATACGCAGGGGGTGAGCATCATGAAACTCGAAAGCGGCGACAGGGTCACGGCGATGACGCGGCTCGTCGGCTCGGAGATGGAGGAGAGGGTGATGAAGGAAGGGGAGCAGGAGGAGATGATGAAGAAAACGCTTTCCCGGGAGCCTCCGGCAGACACAAAGCCGCTGCCGGACAGCAAACTCATTGAGCCGAAGGAAAAGGAAACGGATGAGTGA
- a CDS encoding RAD55 family ATPase, which yields MLRDTVSGLEKIIRNDVEAPKVVLVIGPPGSMKTSFCFSVMSKHLSGSGEIGLYLTLEETTESHTKNMKSLGIDFGRNLFVSDFTDIRELELVGDDAEMDYISLIERLVKNFKQKHGKAFTMLTIDSLGALYSLMEDGVSLRKSMYHFFKNLREMGLFTMLIMEGSIAEGRFYAGTEAFLSDGVVYLGMDSNRGKITRFVQIGKMRACDHSMERHALEIGRGGLQVLGPLLGNM from the coding sequence TTGCTCAGGGATACTGTTTCAGGTCTGGAAAAAATAATCAGGAATGACGTTGAGGCGCCGAAGGTTGTCCTTGTAATCGGGCCGCCCGGCTCGATGAAGACATCCTTCTGCTTTTCAGTAATGTCGAAACATCTTTCCGGAAGCGGCGAAATAGGGCTCTACCTCACGCTTGAGGAGACCACGGAAAGCCATACAAAGAACATGAAGAGTCTGGGAATAGACTTCGGCCGCAACCTGTTCGTTTCCGACTTCACGGATATCAGGGAACTGGAGCTCGTCGGCGACGATGCGGAAATGGACTACATATCACTGATTGAAAGGCTGGTAAAAAACTTCAAGCAGAAGCATGGAAAGGCATTCACGATGCTTACCATTGACTCGCTCGGAGCACTGTACTCACTGATGGAGGACGGCGTTTCCCTCAGGAAGAGCATGTATCACTTTTTCAAGAATCTGAGGGAAATGGGGCTGTTCACGATGCTTATCATGGAAGGGAGCATCGCAGAAGGCAGATTCTATGCGGGAACCGAAGCGTTCCTGAGTGACGGTGTTGTCTATCTGGGCATGGACAGCAACCGGGGCAAGATCACCAGATTCGTCCAGATTGGTAAAATGAGGGCATGCGACCACAGCATGGAGAGGCACGCGCTGGAAATCGGAAGAGGTGGTCTGCAGGTACTCGGACCGCTTCTCGGCAATATGTAG
- a CDS encoding zinc ribbon domain-containing protein has protein sequence MGSSETPIWQVIEETATKLKKQHEEMNTRQESLDRKEQELNSKQGLLDEKERGLNAKESSLNELQSVLTGRESKIAQKENDIHAAESALNTKIAEVQSKEIELNGKEKLMAFREQNLEAKASELNTLEKDVKEKQSALKGKEDELLKQEQELKQIIEQVVARRQSIVMLEETLRKELQNMRPADATLPKEQEAHVRQQQPQARPEPVHAAPDTKKLAEDEMYCSNCNAIISRDAVICYSCGAKVNETAQSQSDLAEDEMYCSNCNAIISRDAVICYSCGQRVTPQGENANHGTQNSAGDDSRKIIKKKIA, from the coding sequence ATGGGTTCAAGTGAAACACCTATATGGCAGGTAATCGAAGAAACTGCGACCAAGCTTAAGAAGCAGCACGAAGAGATGAACACCAGGCAGGAGAGTCTGGACAGAAAGGAACAGGAATTGAATTCCAAGCAGGGACTGCTTGATGAGAAGGAAAGAGGTCTCAATGCAAAGGAAAGCAGCCTCAACGAACTGCAGTCCGTGCTGACGGGCAGGGAGAGCAAAATAGCCCAGAAGGAAAATGACATTCATGCAGCAGAGTCGGCTCTGAACACGAAAATAGCGGAAGTGCAGAGCAAGGAAATTGAGCTCAACGGTAAAGAGAAGCTTATGGCATTCAGAGAGCAGAATCTGGAGGCAAAGGCCTCCGAACTGAATACGCTTGAAAAGGATGTAAAGGAGAAGCAGTCTGCATTGAAGGGCAAGGAAGACGAACTGCTGAAGCAGGAGCAGGAACTCAAGCAGATAATCGAGCAGGTGGTTGCGAGGAGACAGTCCATTGTCATGCTTGAGGAGACGCTGAGAAAGGAGCTTCAGAATATGAGACCGGCGGATGCGACACTGCCGAAGGAGCAGGAAGCGCATGTGCGCCAGCAGCAGCCGCAGGCAAGACCTGAACCGGTTCATGCTGCACCGGATACGAAGAAACTTGCCGAAGACGAAATGTACTGCAGCAACTGCAATGCCATCATAAGCAGGGATGCGGTCATCTGCTACTCATGCGGCGCAAAGGTGAACGAGACGGCACAATCCCAGAGTGATCTCGCCGAAGACGAAATGTACTGCAGCAACTGCAATGCCATCATAAGCAGGGATGCGGTCATCTGCTACTCATGCGGACAGCGAGTTACACCACAGGGGGAAAACGCCAATCACGGGACCCAGAACAGTGCAGGTGATGATTCCAGGAAGATCATAAAAAAGAAGATCGCCTGA